A portion of the Candidatus Nitrosotenuis uzonensis genome contains these proteins:
- a CDS encoding PEFG-CTERM sorting domain-containing protein, giving the protein MKTIAIGSIFAVLALMMVAPSAFADHATVEVSIPAGSSSPGCETTNECFIPHEAVIDVGSEVVWTNDDTAAHTVTSGDIKAGGPDGNFDSGLFMAGKTFSHKFEEEGEFPYFCLVHPWMQGVVIVQAAHDDDHHDKMTDKDGEMMDHDEPAIAMTADGSWMVKIHADKPTAGEELVLEVEFESADGKSDHANYEITATQDGQVVLTEEGHIHPGDTGLHITDALSSDSPVDVQVTILGFGLPDADPATWTGPKGETISARVVPEFGQIAMMILAVAIISIVAVTARSKVIPRL; this is encoded by the coding sequence ATGAAGACAATAGCCATAGGCTCCATCTTTGCAGTTCTTGCTTTGATGATGGTAGCTCCATCGGCATTTGCTGATCATGCGACTGTGGAAGTAAGTATTCCAGCAGGCTCATCATCACCAGGATGCGAGACAACCAACGAGTGCTTTATCCCACACGAGGCAGTAATCGATGTTGGAAGTGAAGTGGTTTGGACAAACGATGATACAGCTGCACACACCGTGACAAGCGGGGATATCAAGGCAGGCGGCCCAGATGGAAACTTTGATAGTGGTTTATTCATGGCAGGAAAGACCTTCTCTCACAAATTTGAGGAAGAAGGTGAATTCCCATACTTCTGTCTTGTACACCCATGGATGCAGGGAGTAGTAATAGTCCAGGCAGCGCATGATGACGATCATCATGACAAGATGACAGACAAGGACGGAGAGATGATGGACCATGATGAACCTGCAATAGCAATGACAGCAGACGGATCATGGATGGTCAAGATACACGCAGACAAGCCGACCGCTGGTGAGGAACTAGTTCTCGAAGTAGAATTTGAAAGTGCTGATGGAAAATCAGACCACGCAAACTATGAGATAACTGCCACGCAAGACGGCCAAGTAGTTCTAACTGAGGAAGGACACATACATCCAGGAGACACAGGCTTGCACATTACTGACGCTCTGAGCTCAGATAGCCCAGTGGATGTTCAAGTAACAATACTAGGTTTTGGGTTACCAGATGCTGATCCAGCAACATGGACAGGTCCAAAAGGTGAAACCATCTCAGCACGTGTTGTACCAGAATTTGGTCAGATTGCCATGATGATTTTGGCAGTAGCCATAATCAGCATTGTTGCTGTCACTGCAAGATCTAAAGTAATTCCACGACTTTAG